A DNA window from Labrus mixtus chromosome 4, fLabMix1.1, whole genome shotgun sequence contains the following coding sequences:
- the dnaaf4 gene encoding dynein assembly factor 4, axonemal isoform X2, whose product MPAVAMVLLDAVCPAQWGKSPEAPGSLQVHYPPYLFEAFLFEPVDDARSTARVGDGAALISVQKKTNKLWDHLMLSTNDKETKKGIRERALLKYQEKLSSESKSNAEKKHAEKKYALETMMKLEQEERDSIQKMKDTEREKTSAELAAWQLRQKDKLEEETQPKLQSQRENRSTVQVVAKQEKGCSGGGKVKPKPKSKGAENSKKNQADLPAPRTVGNIQVSFTPRVFPTALRESRVQEEEEWLQKQAEARRAVHADVEELNDLKEEQRNPDWLKDKGDKCFAAGDYLGAVNAYSLAIRLNRKIPALYSNRAACHLKLRNLHKAIEDSSQALDLLTPPVAANEAARVRAHVRRGSAFCQLQLYAEGLQDYQAALKIDPHSETLQADTQRIRDIIQGTAD is encoded by the exons atgcctgctgttgccatggtgctttTAGATGCTGTCTGCCCTGCGCAATGGGGAAAAAGCCCTGAAGCCCCTGGCTCTTTGCAA GTACATTACCCACCTTATTTATTTGAAGCCTTCCTGTTTGAACCTGTGGATGATGCCAGAAGCACAGCAAGGGTTGGAGACGGGGCTGCACTGATCAGTGTGCAGAAGAAAACCAACAAATTGTGGGACCATCTGATGTTAAGTACAA atgacaaagaaacaaagaagggGATCAGAGAAAGGGCTCTGTTGAAATACCAGGAAAAGCTTTCTTCAGAGTCCAAATCCAACGCAGAGAAAAAGCATGCAGAGAAAAAATATGCACTGGAAACAATGATGAAG ctcGAACAGGAGGAAAGGGACAGTATCCAGAAAATGAAGGACACTGAGCGAGAGAAAACCAGTGCCGAGCTGGCAGCGTGGCAGctgagacagaaagacaagTTAGAAGAAGAAACTCAACCAAAACTtcaaagtcagagagaaaatcGAAGCACAGTGCAAGTTGTGGCTAAGCAGGAAAAAGGATGTTCAGGTGGAGGAAAGGTCAAACCAA AACCGAAAAGTAAAGGTGCTGAAAACAGCAAGAAGAATCAAGCAGACCTGCCTGCTCCAAGAACTGTTGGAAACATTCAAGTCAGCTTTACTCCTCGAGTTTTTCCAACAGCCCTCAGGGAGTCAAGAGtgcaagaagaggaagag TGGCTCCAAAAACAAGCCGAGGCAAGGCGTGCAGTACATGCAGATGTAGAAGAACTAAATGACCtgaaggaggagcagaggaatcCGGACTGGTTAAAGGACAAAGGAGA TAAATGTTTTGCGGCCGGGGACTACCTCGGGGCAGTGAACGCTTACAGCCTGGCTATCAGGCTCAACAGGAAGATCCCGGCTCTGTATTCAAACAGGGCAGCGTGTCATCTGAAGTTAAGAAACCTCCACAAGGCCATTGAGGACTCCTCTCAG GCCCTGGATCTGTTGACTCCACCAGTTGCTGCCAACGAAGCTGCCAGAGTCAGAGCCCATGTCCGCAGAGGCTCTGCTTTCTGCCAGCTGCAGCTCTACGCAGAAG GGCTGCAGGACTATCAAGCTGCTCTGAAGATTGACCCTCACAGTGAAacactgcaggcagacacacagagaatcaGAGACATTATTCAAGGCactgcagactga
- the dnaaf4 gene encoding dynein assembly factor 4, axonemal isoform X1: MPAVAMVLLDAVCPAQWGKSPEAPGSLQVSCSLPKMPLLVTDYSWTQTDSTVYISVPLKGATVGKVDIISTDEYIKVHYPPYLFEAFLFEPVDDARSTARVGDGAALISVQKKTNKLWDHLMLSTNDKETKKGIRERALLKYQEKLSSESKSNAEKKHAEKKYALETMMKLEQEERDSIQKMKDTEREKTSAELAAWQLRQKDKLEEETQPKLQSQRENRSTVQVVAKQEKGCSGGGKVKPKPKSKGAENSKKNQADLPAPRTVGNIQVSFTPRVFPTALRESRVQEEEEWLQKQAEARRAVHADVEELNDLKEEQRNPDWLKDKGDKCFAAGDYLGAVNAYSLAIRLNRKIPALYSNRAACHLKLRNLHKAIEDSSQALDLLTPPVAANEAARVRAHVRRGSAFCQLQLYAEGLQDYQAALKIDPHSETLQADTQRIRDIIQGTAD, translated from the exons atgcctgctgttgccatggtgctttTAGATGCTGTCTGCCCTGCGCAATGGGGAAAAAGCCCTGAAGCCCCTGGCTCTTTGCAA GTTAGCTGTAGCCTGCCGAAGATGCCTTTGCTAGTCACAGACTACTCATGGACACAGACAGACTCGACGGTCTACATCAGTGTGCCTTTAAAAGGAGCCACAGTCGGCAAAGTGGACATCATATCTACAGATGAATACATCAAG GTACATTACCCACCTTATTTATTTGAAGCCTTCCTGTTTGAACCTGTGGATGATGCCAGAAGCACAGCAAGGGTTGGAGACGGGGCTGCACTGATCAGTGTGCAGAAGAAAACCAACAAATTGTGGGACCATCTGATGTTAAGTACAA atgacaaagaaacaaagaagggGATCAGAGAAAGGGCTCTGTTGAAATACCAGGAAAAGCTTTCTTCAGAGTCCAAATCCAACGCAGAGAAAAAGCATGCAGAGAAAAAATATGCACTGGAAACAATGATGAAG ctcGAACAGGAGGAAAGGGACAGTATCCAGAAAATGAAGGACACTGAGCGAGAGAAAACCAGTGCCGAGCTGGCAGCGTGGCAGctgagacagaaagacaagTTAGAAGAAGAAACTCAACCAAAACTtcaaagtcagagagaaaatcGAAGCACAGTGCAAGTTGTGGCTAAGCAGGAAAAAGGATGTTCAGGTGGAGGAAAGGTCAAACCAA AACCGAAAAGTAAAGGTGCTGAAAACAGCAAGAAGAATCAAGCAGACCTGCCTGCTCCAAGAACTGTTGGAAACATTCAAGTCAGCTTTACTCCTCGAGTTTTTCCAACAGCCCTCAGGGAGTCAAGAGtgcaagaagaggaagag TGGCTCCAAAAACAAGCCGAGGCAAGGCGTGCAGTACATGCAGATGTAGAAGAACTAAATGACCtgaaggaggagcagaggaatcCGGACTGGTTAAAGGACAAAGGAGA TAAATGTTTTGCGGCCGGGGACTACCTCGGGGCAGTGAACGCTTACAGCCTGGCTATCAGGCTCAACAGGAAGATCCCGGCTCTGTATTCAAACAGGGCAGCGTGTCATCTGAAGTTAAGAAACCTCCACAAGGCCATTGAGGACTCCTCTCAG GCCCTGGATCTGTTGACTCCACCAGTTGCTGCCAACGAAGCTGCCAGAGTCAGAGCCCATGTCCGCAGAGGCTCTGCTTTCTGCCAGCTGCAGCTCTACGCAGAAG GGCTGCAGGACTATCAAGCTGCTCTGAAGATTGACCCTCACAGTGAAacactgcaggcagacacacagagaatcaGAGACATTATTCAAGGCactgcagactga